A genomic window from Agrobacterium tumefaciens includes:
- a CDS encoding damage-inducible protein: MQKRAEQLLVVEELRERLERIGNGPHRLHETLPFGVDAIDHHLPGGGLKLGCLHEVSGGGNGAADGAAAALFAAGVAARLSGKVLWCVTRRDLFMPGLTQAGLSQNRVIIVECRDEKGVLDCFEEGLRCNGFGAVMGEVAKLPMNASRRLQLAAETSGVTGIAIRRFRRAADAALFGEPTAAVTRWRISVRPSSPLPVPGVGRPRWSLELLRCRGGESAEFEVEACDAKGRLALPPDMVDGSFPASFGQGRAAG, encoded by the coding sequence ATGCAAAAGCGCGCGGAACAGTTGCTCGTTGTCGAAGAGCTGCGTGAAAGGCTGGAAAGGATCGGTAACGGGCCTCATCGCCTGCACGAGACCTTGCCTTTCGGCGTGGATGCCATCGACCATCACCTGCCGGGAGGCGGGCTGAAGCTCGGTTGCCTGCATGAGGTGAGCGGCGGCGGCAATGGCGCTGCCGATGGCGCGGCGGCCGCCCTTTTTGCGGCCGGTGTGGCAGCAAGGCTTTCCGGCAAGGTTTTATGGTGTGTCACCCGCCGGGATCTGTTCATGCCGGGGCTGACGCAGGCGGGCCTGTCGCAGAACCGGGTCATCATCGTTGAATGCCGCGATGAAAAAGGCGTGCTCGACTGTTTCGAGGAAGGCCTTCGCTGCAACGGCTTCGGCGCGGTGATGGGTGAGGTGGCGAAACTGCCGATGAACGCCTCACGGCGGCTGCAACTGGCAGCGGAAACCTCCGGTGTGACCGGCATCGCCATCCGCCGTTTCCGTCGCGCCGCCGATGCGGCGCTGTTCGGCGAGCCGACGGCGGCGGTGACCCGCTGGCGCATCTCCGTCCGGCCCTCATCCCCCTTGCCGGTGCCGGGGGTGGGCAGGCCGCGCTGGTCTCTGGAACTTTTGCGATGTCGCGGCGGCGAAAGTGCCGAATTTGAAGTGGAAGCCTGTGATGCAAAGGGTCGTCTCGCTCTACCTCCCGACATGGTCGACGGATCGTTTCCGGCGTCTTTCGGGCAAGGACGCGCCGCCGGTTGA
- a CDS encoding DNA polymerase Y family protein translates to MIGRQGSRRLVLALDKAAKAAGIRPGTPVSKAQALVPGLIVEDMDTAGDARALQQLAFHFLRIYAPIVAADPPDGLVLDTAGADHLHGNEALMLSGMVNRLHAAGFAARAAIADSWGAAHALARFGRQEISIVPPGGQRVAISVLPLAALRLEERIVSGLKVLGFRSIGELADAPRAPLTLRFGPELVRRLSQASGEIGEPIEPVRVAELVEVRRAFPEPIAAAETIARYTQKLVMELCVALEKRGLGARRVDMVLHRVDSGLQAVRAGTSRPVRDVKQLVRLLTDRIDTIDPGFGIEMMVLTATYAEPLVAAQARSSLLEEGRADIADTVDVILNRGHRVYRYAAVASDVPERSLTPVAALAPEDTLGWSGHWPRPVRLFARPEPIETLALLPDHPPRYFLWKGVRHNVRRADGPERVFGEWWKRDREKAAVRDYFTVENENGERFWIFRSGDGEHAETGSQGWFIHGVFA, encoded by the coding sequence ATGATCGGCCGCCAGGGCAGCCGCCGGCTGGTGCTGGCGCTCGACAAGGCGGCAAAGGCGGCGGGCATCCGGCCCGGCACGCCGGTCAGCAAGGCGCAGGCGCTGGTGCCGGGCCTTATCGTGGAAGATATGGATACGGCTGGTGATGCCCGTGCCCTGCAGCAACTGGCCTTTCATTTCCTGCGCATCTATGCCCCCATCGTTGCCGCCGACCCACCGGACGGGCTGGTGCTGGATACGGCGGGGGCGGACCATCTGCACGGCAATGAGGCGCTGATGCTGAGCGGCATGGTCAACCGCCTGCACGCCGCCGGTTTTGCCGCCCGCGCCGCCATTGCCGATAGCTGGGGAGCGGCCCATGCGCTGGCCCGTTTCGGCCGTCAGGAAATCAGCATCGTGCCACCGGGCGGGCAGCGGGTGGCAATCAGCGTTTTGCCATTGGCCGCGCTCAGGCTGGAAGAGCGTATTGTTTCCGGGCTGAAGGTGCTCGGTTTCCGCAGCATCGGCGAGCTGGCCGATGCCCCGCGTGCGCCGCTGACCCTGCGCTTCGGCCCCGAACTCGTGCGCCGTCTTTCCCAGGCTTCCGGAGAGATCGGCGAACCCATAGAACCGGTGCGGGTGGCTGAACTGGTGGAGGTGCGGCGCGCCTTTCCCGAACCCATTGCAGCGGCGGAGACGATTGCCCGCTATACGCAAAAACTGGTTATGGAGCTTTGTGTCGCGCTGGAAAAGCGCGGCCTTGGCGCCCGCCGTGTCGATATGGTGCTGCACCGGGTGGATAGCGGCCTGCAGGCGGTGCGGGCCGGCACCTCCAGACCGGTGCGCGATGTCAAACAGCTTGTCCGGCTTCTGACCGACCGTATCGACACCATCGATCCCGGTTTCGGCATCGAGATGATGGTGCTGACTGCCACCTATGCCGAGCCACTTGTTGCCGCGCAGGCCCGATCCTCGCTTCTGGAGGAAGGCCGTGCGGACATCGCCGATACGGTCGATGTCATCCTCAATCGCGGTCACCGGGTCTATCGTTATGCAGCAGTGGCAAGCGATGTGCCGGAACGCTCCCTTACCCCCGTTGCGGCGCTTGCGCCTGAGGATACGCTCGGCTGGTCCGGCCACTGGCCGCGTCCGGTCAGGCTTTTTGCAAGGCCGGAACCCATCGAGACGCTGGCGCTGCTGCCGGATCATCCGCCGCGTTATTTCCTCTGGAAAGGCGTGCGCCATAATGTGCGGCGCGCCGACGGGCCGGAGAGGGTGTTCGGCGAATGGTGGAAACGCGACCGGGAAAAGGCCGCCGTGCGCGATTATTTCACGGTGGAAAATGAAAACGGCGAGCGCTTCTGGATTTTCCGTTCCGGTGACGGCGAACATGCCGAGACCGGCTCGCAGGGCTGGTTCATCCACGGGGTTTTCGCATGA
- the dnaE gene encoding DNA polymerase III subunit alpha: MNTPLYAELQVTTHFSFLRGASSCEELFEQAKNLGIETLGIVDRNSLAGIPRAYEAANNHGIRLVIGCRLDLDDDISVLAYPMDRPAYGRLCRLLSVGKKRGGKGKCRLTWDDLVAYGEGLIVVLLADLADDLCALRLRRLKAAFADRAYMALSLRRRPNDQMRLFELSEMAQVASVPTVVTNDVLFHVPERRMLQDVVTCIRHNCTIDEAGFRRERHADRYMKPPEEMHRLFARYPEALSRSLEIAKRCKFSLKELVYQYPEERSLPGLTAQQALEKMVWEAVPGRYPKGLPEKVEKALHHELDVVGRLNYAPYFLTVSAIVRQARKMDILCQGRGSAANSVICFVLGITAIDPARFSNLVFERFVSENRGEPPDIDVDFEHQRREEIIQWVYKTYGHDKAALCSVVTRYRGRGALRDVGKVLGLPEDLTKLLSSQVWRWSEGVGEKQVKELNLNMEDRRLQLAFELANQLVGTPRHHSQHPGGFVLSHDRLDELVPIEPAAMNDRQIIEWDKDDIDIVKFMKMDCLALGMLSCMKRGFDLLEARTGEKYDLAAMPPDDPATFAMIQKADTLGTFQIESRAQMSMLPRLKPAKFYDLVIQVAIVRPGPIQGDMVHPYLRRRQGKEPVRYEKPELENILKKTLGVPLFQEQAMRIAMDCAGFTADEADQLRRAMATFKNVGTISKFREKLVTGMVTNSYDKDFAERIFKQLEGFGSYGFPESHAASFALIAYASSWLKCHHPDIFCTALLNSQPMGFYAPAQIVRDARDHGVEVRPVCVNNSRFDCTLEPTGKTDTNGKERYAVRLGMRLVKGLSNKHAADIVAGRQDRAFASVDDLWRRAGVPAAALVCLAEADAFLPSLSLARREALWAIKALRDEPLPLFAAAASRENTVVDELQEPAVALRPMTDGGEVVQDYGHVGLTLREHPMTFLRRDLSRRRIVTCAEAVRVRDGTWLETAGLVLVRQRPGSAKGVIFMTLEDETGIANAVLWVKTFEKYRRVVLSAGMVGIYGKIQREGEVVHLVAHRLTDLSEALASVGERNHAFPLPHGRGDEFHHGMPPEDHRTISKRPPRTARDEDEVERIKVISRNFH; encoded by the coding sequence ATGAATACGCCGCTTTATGCCGAACTTCAGGTGACCACCCATTTCTCCTTCCTGCGCGGTGCAAGCTCCTGTGAGGAGCTGTTCGAACAGGCCAAAAATCTGGGCATCGAGACGCTCGGCATCGTGGATCGCAACAGCCTTGCGGGCATTCCCCGCGCTTATGAAGCGGCCAATAATCATGGCATCCGCCTCGTCATCGGCTGCCGGCTCGATCTGGATGATGATATCTCCGTGCTTGCCTATCCCATGGATCGCCCGGCCTACGGCCGGCTTTGCCGGCTGCTTTCCGTCGGTAAGAAAAGGGGTGGCAAGGGCAAATGCCGGCTGACATGGGATGACCTCGTCGCCTATGGCGAAGGCCTGATCGTCGTGTTGCTCGCTGACCTCGCGGATGATCTTTGCGCACTGCGGCTGCGACGTCTCAAAGCTGCTTTTGCCGACAGGGCCTATATGGCACTCAGCCTCAGAAGACGCCCCAACGACCAGATGCGGCTTTTCGAACTGTCAGAGATGGCGCAGGTCGCAAGTGTACCGACTGTTGTTACCAATGATGTGCTCTTTCATGTGCCCGAGCGGCGCATGCTGCAGGATGTCGTCACCTGCATCCGGCATAATTGCACCATCGACGAGGCGGGTTTTCGGCGCGAACGCCATGCCGACCGTTACATGAAACCGCCGGAAGAGATGCACCGGCTGTTTGCCCGTTACCCTGAAGCGCTTTCCCGCAGCCTTGAAATTGCGAAACGCTGCAAATTTTCGCTGAAGGAACTGGTCTATCAATATCCCGAGGAGCGTAGTCTGCCGGGGCTGACGGCGCAGCAGGCGCTGGAGAAGATGGTATGGGAAGCGGTGCCGGGGCGTTATCCGAAGGGTTTGCCTGAGAAGGTGGAAAAGGCGTTGCATCATGAGTTAGATGTTGTCGGCAGGTTAAATTACGCCCCCTATTTTCTGACCGTGAGTGCTATCGTCCGACAGGCACGTAAGATGGATATCTTGTGCCAAGGACGCGGTTCGGCGGCAAACTCGGTTATCTGTTTCGTCCTTGGTATCACTGCCATTGATCCTGCTCGCTTCAGCAATCTCGTCTTTGAACGTTTCGTTTCCGAAAACCGAGGTGAACCGCCTGATATTGACGTGGATTTCGAGCATCAGCGTCGTGAGGAAATTATTCAATGGGTCTACAAAACCTACGGCCACGATAAAGCCGCGCTTTGTTCAGTCGTCACCCGCTATCGTGGTCGAGGGGCATTGCGAGATGTTGGTAAAGTACTAGGTTTGCCGGAGGATTTGACCAAACTTCTGTCTTCGCAGGTCTGGCGCTGGAGCGAGGGGGTGGGTGAAAAGCAGGTAAAGGAACTGAACCTCAATATGGAGGATCGTCGCCTGCAACTCGCTTTTGAGTTAGCCAACCAGCTTGTCGGCACGCCACGTCACCACAGCCAGCATCCGGGCGGCTTCGTACTTTCCCATGATAGGCTGGATGAACTTGTACCGATCGAACCAGCCGCCATGAATGATCGACAGATCATCGAATGGGATAAAGACGATATTGATATCGTGAAGTTCATGAAAATGGATTGCCTGGCGCTTGGAATGCTTTCCTGCATGAAGCGTGGCTTCGATCTGCTGGAGGCGCGTACGGGAGAAAAATACGATCTTGCTGCGATGCCACCGGATGATCCCGCAACGTTTGCAATGATCCAAAAAGCAGACACGCTCGGCACTTTCCAGATCGAAAGCCGGGCGCAGATGTCGATGTTGCCGCGTTTGAAGCCCGCCAAATTTTACGATCTTGTTATTCAAGTCGCCATCGTCCGTCCCGGCCCCATTCAGGGAGATATGGTACATCCCTATTTGCGGCGGCGTCAGGGAAAAGAGCCCGTTCGGTATGAAAAACCGGAGCTTGAAAATATCCTCAAAAAGACGCTGGGTGTCCCGCTGTTTCAGGAACAGGCCATGCGGATTGCCATGGATTGCGCCGGTTTCACCGCAGATGAGGCTGACCAGTTGCGTCGAGCCATGGCTACTTTCAAGAACGTTGGCACCATTTCCAAATTCAGGGAAAAACTAGTCACCGGCATGGTGACGAACAGCTATGACAAGGACTTCGCCGAACGTATCTTCAAACAGCTCGAAGGTTTTGGCAGCTATGGTTTTCCCGAAAGCCACGCGGCATCCTTCGCGCTGATCGCCTATGCCTCCTCATGGCTGAAGTGCCATCATCCCGATATTTTCTGCACGGCGCTTCTCAATTCGCAACCCATGGGCTTTTATGCCCCGGCCCAGATCGTGCGCGATGCGCGCGATCATGGTGTGGAGGTGCGCCCGGTCTGCGTCAATAACAGCCGCTTCGACTGCACGCTGGAACCGACCGGCAAGACGGACACCAATGGCAAAGAACGTTATGCCGTGCGGCTCGGCATGCGTCTGGTGAAGGGACTTTCCAACAAACACGCTGCCGATATCGTCGCCGGCCGGCAGGACCGGGCGTTTGCCTCGGTAGATGATCTCTGGCGAAGGGCCGGCGTTCCTGCCGCTGCCCTCGTCTGCCTTGCGGAAGCGGATGCCTTTCTGCCGTCGCTTTCGCTTGCCAGACGCGAGGCGCTCTGGGCCATCAAGGCTTTGCGGGATGAGCCGCTGCCGCTTTTCGCCGCCGCCGCCAGCCGGGAAAATACTGTCGTGGACGAGCTTCAGGAACCGGCCGTCGCGCTCAGGCCCATGACGGATGGCGGCGAGGTGGTGCAGGATTACGGTCATGTGGGGCTCACCCTGCGCGAACATCCCATGACCTTCCTGCGGCGCGATCTTTCCCGCCGCCGCATTGTCACCTGCGCGGAGGCGGTGCGTGTGCGTGACGGCACATGGCTGGAAACGGCGGGTCTGGTGCTGGTGCGCCAGCGTCCCGGCTCGGCCAAGGGCGTGATTTTCATGACGCTGGAGGACGAGACCGGCATTGCCAATGCGGTGCTGTGGGTCAAGACCTTCGAAAAATACCGGCGCGTGGTGCTGTCCGCCGGCATGGTCGGCATTTACGGCAAAATCCAGCGGGAGGGCGAAGTGGTGCATCTGGTCGCCCACCGGCTGACCGATCTGTCGGAAGCGCTGGCAAGCGTGGGCGAACGCAACCACGCATTCCCCCTGCCGCATGGGCGTGGCGATGAGTTCCACCACGGCATGCCGCCGGAAGATCATCGCACCATCAGCAAGCGCCCGCCACGTACCGCCCGCGATGAGGATGAGGTGGAGCGGATAAAGGTCATTTCCCGCAACTTCCACTGA
- a CDS encoding class I SAM-dependent methyltransferase, producing the protein MSIADDARFWNRTARKYAEGRIADEAGYERTLERTRGLLRPEDSILELGCGTGTTAIRLAGGVKDYLATDISTDMIAIAQERKHAAGSLTNLVFSIATVETLVPHPAQFNAVLGFNYLHLVRDLPGALQHIHSLLAPQGLFITKTPCVGDTNPFIRLLLPAMRAIGKAPYAGVFSASGLGRHITAGGFDILATEIHATKGNDKRPYIVARKR; encoded by the coding sequence ATGAGCATTGCCGACGACGCCCGATTCTGGAACCGGACAGCGCGGAAATATGCCGAAGGCAGGATTGCGGATGAAGCGGGATATGAGCGCACGCTGGAGCGAACCCGCGGCCTGCTGAGGCCGGAAGACAGTATATTGGAACTGGGCTGCGGCACCGGGACAACGGCAATCCGGCTGGCAGGCGGTGTCAAAGACTATCTTGCGACGGATATTTCCACGGACATGATTGCGATTGCGCAGGAAAGAAAACACGCCGCCGGCTCTCTCACCAACCTCGTTTTCAGCATTGCGACCGTGGAAACGCTTGTGCCTCACCCTGCGCAGTTTAACGCGGTTCTGGGTTTCAATTATCTTCATCTAGTCCGTGACCTGCCCGGTGCATTACAGCACATCCATTCCCTGCTTGCCCCGCAGGGGCTGTTCATCACCAAGACACCCTGCGTCGGGGATACGAACCCGTTTATCCGCCTTCTCCTGCCGGCGATGCGCGCAATCGGCAAGGCCCCCTATGCCGGCGTCTTCAGCGCCTCCGGGCTTGGCCGGCATATAACCGCCGGAGGTTTCGATATTCTGGCAACGGAAATCCATGCCACAAAGGGCAACGACAAGCGCCCCTACATCGTGGCGCGCAAAAGGTGA
- a CDS encoding AraC family transcriptional regulator has product MNDALTEMLRGLRLDGVEYGRCRMATPWATAFPEQEAARFHFIGVGQAKLQKPSGEWLTLTCGDAVLLPRGHAHVLGSGEGVTPALFDRFGKKEVCQGIFDMQCASAGGDTVAFTASMRFNMDNLHPLLQLMPDVMLTSDLAKSDPAIPHLLEAMAREVELNRVGAGGILARLADVLTATLIRTWVEHGCGDSSGWLAAVRNPELGRVLAAIHLTPEKDWSVEELASLMGASRSSFAERFTRVVGESPARYVVRIRMHQARLWLREGMRVTLAAEKLGYDSEASFSRAFKRVIGAPPSQFRRKDTAGLEDAA; this is encoded by the coding sequence ATGAACGATGCCCTGACGGAAATGCTGCGAGGTCTCAGGCTTGACGGCGTCGAATATGGCCGCTGCCGCATGGCTACGCCCTGGGCGACGGCCTTTCCCGAACAGGAGGCGGCGCGGTTTCATTTCATTGGCGTGGGACAGGCCAAATTGCAGAAACCTTCCGGGGAGTGGCTGACGCTGACATGTGGCGATGCGGTGCTTCTGCCCCGCGGCCACGCCCATGTGCTGGGCAGCGGCGAGGGTGTGACGCCCGCCCTGTTCGATCGCTTTGGCAAGAAGGAAGTGTGTCAGGGCATTTTCGACATGCAATGCGCCAGCGCCGGCGGCGACACGGTGGCGTTCACGGCCTCGATGCGTTTCAACATGGATAATCTGCATCCGCTGTTGCAGCTGATGCCGGATGTGATGCTGACCAGCGATCTCGCCAAAAGCGATCCGGCCATTCCGCATCTCCTGGAAGCCATGGCGCGCGAGGTGGAACTGAACCGTGTTGGGGCCGGGGGCATTCTGGCACGGCTCGCTGATGTCCTGACGGCGACTTTGATCCGCACATGGGTGGAACATGGCTGCGGCGATTCCAGCGGCTGGCTTGCCGCCGTGCGCAATCCCGAACTTGGGCGGGTGCTGGCCGCCATCCACCTCACCCCCGAAAAGGACTGGAGCGTGGAAGAGCTTGCCTCCCTGATGGGCGCATCCCGGTCCAGTTTTGCGGAACGCTTCACCCGCGTGGTGGGGGAGAGCCCGGCGCGCTATGTGGTGCGCATTCGCATGCATCAGGCGCGGCTATGGCTGCGCGAAGGCATGCGTGTGACGCTGGCGGCGGAAAAACTCGGCTATGATTCCGAAGCCTCCTTCAGCCGCGCTTTCAAACGCGTGATCGGCGCACCGCCCAGCCAGTTCCGCAGGAAGGACACGGCAGGGCTGGAGGATGCGGCTTAA
- a CDS encoding MFS transporter — MNSRTINELEYTPRKTEPDAKWAAVVSLSLGVFGLVTAEFLPVSLLTPLSADLSISSGIAGQSITVTALVAAVAGPGVVIGTRSIDRRWTLLGLTTLLIISSTLAAFANGLFMLFASRVLLGIGLGGFWAMSAALALRLVPLDKMPRAMAIILTGVSVATVCAAPVGAWIGATLGWRAAFVVAGVLGVIALLVQLLTVPSLPPAGAPGLATMFRLLQRPQVRIGLLTTLFIVAGHFAGFTYVRPFLEDVPHLGVEAISLVLLVYGIGGFFGNLFGGFLAEKNTAWAVTFAATLIAASASVLVIAGASPLVAGLAIASWGFAFGALPVSVQSFITRVASDEAESAGALLLTTFQIAISSGAVLGGLLIDLQGATMVFVFVAIAALLGASLMASRRGVVPQVEASQI, encoded by the coding sequence ATGAATAGCCGGACAATCAACGAACTTGAATATACGCCGCGCAAGACAGAGCCGGATGCGAAATGGGCCGCCGTGGTTTCCCTTTCACTCGGCGTCTTCGGGCTGGTAACGGCGGAATTTCTGCCGGTCAGCCTTCTGACGCCGCTATCGGCCGATCTTTCCATCAGTTCCGGCATTGCCGGCCAGTCCATCACCGTCACCGCGCTGGTAGCAGCGGTGGCTGGTCCCGGCGTCGTCATCGGCACACGCAGCATCGACCGCCGCTGGACCCTGCTTGGGCTTACCACGTTGCTGATCATTTCCAGCACGCTTGCCGCCTTTGCCAACGGTCTTTTCATGCTGTTTGCATCACGCGTTCTGCTCGGCATCGGCCTTGGCGGTTTCTGGGCCATGTCGGCGGCGCTGGCGCTGAGGCTTGTTCCGCTGGATAAGATGCCACGCGCCATGGCCATCATTCTGACAGGTGTTTCGGTCGCCACCGTCTGCGCCGCACCGGTGGGCGCGTGGATAGGCGCGACACTTGGCTGGCGTGCGGCCTTCGTCGTTGCGGGCGTGCTTGGCGTCATTGCACTTCTCGTGCAATTGCTCACCGTTCCGTCCCTGCCGCCAGCCGGTGCGCCCGGTCTTGCCACCATGTTCCGGCTGCTGCAGCGCCCGCAGGTCAGGATCGGCCTTCTGACGACGCTGTTCATCGTCGCAGGTCACTTTGCCGGCTTCACCTATGTCCGCCCGTTCCTCGAAGATGTGCCGCACCTTGGCGTCGAGGCGATCTCGCTGGTCCTGCTGGTTTACGGTATCGGTGGCTTCTTCGGTAATCTCTTCGGCGGTTTCCTCGCCGAGAAAAACACGGCATGGGCGGTGACGTTCGCCGCCACCCTGATCGCCGCATCCGCCTCTGTTCTGGTGATTGCCGGCGCATCGCCCCTTGTCGCCGGTCTGGCCATCGCCTCCTGGGGCTTCGCTTTCGGCGCACTTCCGGTCAGTGTGCAGAGCTTCATCACGAGGGTTGCTTCAGACGAGGCCGAAAGCGCCGGCGCCCTGCTGCTCACCACCTTCCAGATCGCCATCTCCAGCGGTGCGGTTCTGGGCGGCCTGCTGATCGACCTTCAGGGTGCAACCATGGTCTTCGTCTTCGTGGCCATAGCGGCACTCCTCGGCGCATCGCTCATGGCATCCCGCCGTGGCGTGGTGCCGCAGGTCGAAGCCTCGCAAATATAA